One genomic segment of Lampris incognitus isolate fLamInc1 chromosome 2, fLamInc1.hap2, whole genome shotgun sequence includes these proteins:
- the carf gene encoding calcium-responsive transcription factor has protein sequence MNTSGQNAGSAVKWDTLLKDYRSDEKYMHGYVTSESAVNNILELYRRETSTTFTVRTSSPLSFDPLRGNHKFSTRSLHFDTYSSPKVNSGGMPFTHGGKKILECQFGPRKDAGKKGKVLSPPVPVLNPGQATDHDYQPSPEEIKARKKLYMQDTRKKGCEAKITVWQICLFPDYTVTSKKMIKVEQTNERERLMHDLNTAKEVRVENRYYIDLPLKCAHSKHSLGGLSGMAQTIHPQIVEWIYQLVAEGMTDAVEMQATLRHYVKTKMVDVTAPDEMNRAYYPRVADIKNHIYKAKVRQRLTKMDPKNVCGKSEDWKANESNLSFRPHRKRRSETSTSSLTPLGQQTEEIYLKVLGQPASTFHAPEDGENVEVDDRQYQDTLLLVHPEQWQKDDMKTSGNSICLVDASYTAPSKENMSNPAAAIIEMRKNTEEELEVLRAMICNCNDFPALEALSGVIKAQQEILRRSLHSSEGEHETLTAT, from the exons ATGAACACATCTGGGCAGAACGCCGGCAGTGCTGTGAAGTGGGACACTTTGCTTAAGGACTACCGCAGCGATGAAAAATACATGCATGGATATGTGACAAGCGAGAGTGCCGTGAACAACATTTTGGAGCTCTACAGACGAGAAACCTCCACAACATTTACAGTCAGaacttcttcccctctctcattTGACCCTCTCAGGGGTAATCACAAGTTTAGCACCCGCTCGCTTCATTTTGACACATACAGCTCCCCTAAGGTAAATAGTGGTGGAATGCCATTCACTCATGGTGGAAAGAAGATCCTGGAATGTCAGTTTGGCCCACGCAAAGATGCAGGGAAAAAGGGCAAGGTGTTGAGCCCTCCAGTTCCGGTACTGAATCCTGGGCAAGCCACAGACCATGATTATCAACCATCTCCTGAGGAAATCAAAGCAAGAAAGAAACTTTATATGCAGGACACACGAAAGAAGGGGTGTGAGGCAAAGATTACTGTGTGGCAGATATGCCTGTTTCCCGACTACACTGTAACCTCTAAGAAGATGATCAAAGTTGAGCAAACTAATGAGAGGGAAAGACTGATGCATGACTTAAACACGGCAAAAGAAGTGCGGGTAGAGAACAGGTATTACATTGATTTACCTCTGAAATGTGCACACAGCAAACACTCTTTGGGAGGACTATCGGGAATGGCCCAGACTATACATCCACAGATAGTCGAGTGGATTTATCAGCTGGTAGCAGAAGGAATGACGGATGCTGTGGAGATGCAGGCCACGTTGAGGCACTATGTCAAAACAAAGATGGTTGATGTCACCGCACCAGATGAGATGAACAGGGCATATTACCCACGAGTTGCGGACATCAAGAACCACATTTACAAGGCTAAAGTTAGACAGCGACTTACAAAGATGGATCCGAAAAATGTGTGCGGAAAATCGGAGGATTGGAAGGCAAATGAGTCTAACTTATCTTTCAGGCCACACAGGAAGAGAAGGTCTGAAACCAGTACTTCCTCCTTGACACCCCTGGGGCAGCAAACTGAAGAAATTTACCTTAAAGTGTTAGGACAGCCGGCTTCTACCTTCCATGCCCCTGAAGATGGAGAGAACGTAGAAGTGGACGACAGGCAATATCAGGACACCTTGCTTCTTGTACATCCAGAACAATGGCAAAAGGACGATATGAAAACATCGGGAAATTCCATATGTCTGGTTGATGCCAGCTACACAGCACCAAGTAAAGAG AACATGAGTAATCCTGCAGCGGCCATTATTGAGATGAGGAAGAACACTGAAGAGGAGTTGGAGGTCCTGAGAGCAATGATATGCAACTGTAATGACTTTCCAGCATTGGAAGCCCTAAGTGGAGTAATCAAAGCTCAACAAGAAATACTGAGGCGGTCCCTTCATTCATCAGAGGGAGAACATGAAACTTTAACAGCTACTTAG
- the tshba gene encoding thyroid stimulating hormone subunit beta a — MHVLLVICGLLPPLFGPAVPMCAPTDYTLYVEKPECDYCVAINTTICVGFCYSRDSNIKAVVGPRFVVQRRCTYDEVEYRTAILPGCPMDANPAFSYPVALSCHCSTCKTDSDECVHRAIKDRASCTKPQRHVYPYPHQDDDTLPF; from the exons atgcatgtcttactGGTGATCTGCGGCCTCCTTCCTCCGCTGTTCGGTCCGGCTGTTCCCATGTGTGCGCCCACTGACTACACCTTGTATGTGGAGAAGCCGGAGTGTGACTACTGTGTGGCGATCAACACGACCATTTGCGTGGGATTCTGCTACTCGAGG GACAGCAACATAAAAGCTGTAGTAGGACCACGCTTCGTTGTCCAGAGGCGCTGTACCTACGACGAGGTGGAGTATCGCACGGCCATACTGCCCGGTTGCCCTATGGACGCCAACCCAGCCTTCAGTTACCCCGTGGCTCTCAGCTGCCATTGCAGCACCTGCAAGACCGACAGCGATGAGTGTGTCCACAGGGCCATCAAGGACAGAGCTAGCTGTACCAAGCCCCAGAGACACGTCTACCCGTATCCTCACCAGGATGACGACACGCTCCCATTCTGA